The Sorangiineae bacterium MSr11367 genome window below encodes:
- a CDS encoding PEGA domain-containing protein encodes MSGPVPPANPANADEAQMRFKRGLELYDEQDFQNALIEFRRAYELQPTYKILYNLGQVCFQLTEYACALRNFEKYLKEGGPNVASDRRTEVERDIAKLQTRIGRIEIVTSVPGVDITIDDTYIGKTPLDASVPVGAGRRKITATKEGRAPLTRIVEVAGTESTRVTLDMVSNVTTVTAPETPSKWTTWSTVGVIAAGGLAAVAATTGVLALKASSDLKDSRFAGNTPDSSTESQQSKVKTLSVVTDVFIGAAVATLGTTLIWTFTRDPKPEEAEKKPEEKKKEEARGLQKLQVNVGIGPGSVTFGGRF; translated from the coding sequence ATGTCGGGACCTGTACCCCCGGCCAATCCCGCCAATGCCGACGAAGCGCAAATGCGTTTCAAGCGCGGTTTGGAGCTCTATGACGAGCAAGACTTCCAAAATGCGCTCATCGAATTCCGGCGCGCGTACGAACTGCAACCCACGTACAAGATTCTCTACAATTTGGGCCAAGTCTGTTTTCAATTGACCGAATATGCGTGTGCACTCCGCAATTTCGAGAAATATTTGAAAGAAGGCGGCCCCAACGTGGCGAGCGACCGCCGCACGGAAGTCGAGCGCGACATTGCCAAGTTGCAAACGCGTATCGGCCGTATCGAAATCGTCACCAGCGTACCGGGTGTCGATATTACGATTGACGATACGTACATCGGAAAGACGCCGCTCGACGCCTCGGTGCCCGTGGGTGCAGGCCGGCGCAAGATCACCGCGACGAAAGAGGGCCGCGCCCCGCTGACCCGCATCGTGGAGGTCGCGGGGACGGAGTCGACGCGGGTCACGCTGGACATGGTGAGCAACGTGACGACGGTCACCGCGCCGGAGACGCCGTCGAAGTGGACGACCTGGTCCACGGTGGGCGTGATTGCCGCCGGCGGCCTCGCCGCGGTGGCCGCGACGACCGGTGTTCTCGCCTTGAAGGCCTCGAGCGACTTGAAGGACAGCCGATTCGCCGGCAACACGCCGGACAGCTCCACGGAGAGCCAGCAGTCCAAGGTGAAGACGTTGTCGGTCGTCACCGACGTCTTCATCGGCGCCGCCGTCGCGACCCTCGGCACGACGCTCATCTGGACCTTCACGCGCGATCCCAAGCCGGAAGAGGCCGAGAAGAAGCCCGAGGAGAAGAAGAAGGAAGAAGCGCGCGGGCTGCAGAAGCTACAGGTGAACGTCGGCATCGGCCCCGGCAGCGTGACGTTCGGCGGACGCTTCTAA
- a CDS encoding serine/threonine protein kinase, with protein sequence MVGKYRLVAELGTGGMAHVFLAVMRGPHGFNKLVVLKVPRDSVASDPNLLAMFHEEARLAARLNHTNVVQTYEVIHEEGRDITVMEYLDGQPLHKVLARARKIGKPLPLGMHLRLICDALTGLHYVHEAKDFDGTPLELVHRDVSPPNLFVTFDGSVKVLDFGIAKAVTSVHETQIGTFKGRIRYMPPEQLMGGKIDRRADIFALGAILWDAAVGESMWKGRTDVEVISAVVGDEVPTPKSIHSDVPDELDTIVRKAMSHEPQKRHATCLELQAEIEAFLAKLPDKHSSRDLATHMSELFAQIRAERQRIIESQLAKLSSLPTGEYAPLAQMDLPRSSLASLTGSSRIPSGSTTPSGPRSLEAITEGSLPSTRRLSLDTAISAAQPTKRSNASMMLLGLGAIAVVGAAVFVGRSYKGGTDAPAPVAAPSALGAGAVNAQASSVTSPAAAGGSAATPATEIVTVLRAEPSDARLFLDDTPLASNPSIQRGPRDTSTHTVRAEAKGYASKSTTVVMHTDSDVVLRLEKETPTYQPRSYARPARAQKEPAVSAAPTLPPQPPSATASAPPPAENKTNKKQARPIDTDNPWSK encoded by the coding sequence ATGGTCGGGAAGTATCGCCTCGTCGCGGAACTCGGCACGGGTGGGATGGCCCATGTTTTCCTCGCGGTCATGCGCGGACCTCATGGGTTCAACAAGTTGGTCGTTCTGAAGGTGCCGCGTGATTCCGTGGCGTCCGATCCCAACCTGCTCGCCATGTTTCACGAGGAAGCGCGCCTCGCGGCGCGCCTCAATCACACGAACGTGGTGCAGACCTACGAGGTCATTCACGAAGAAGGCCGTGACATCACGGTGATGGAATACCTCGATGGCCAGCCGCTGCACAAAGTGCTGGCCCGCGCCCGCAAGATCGGAAAGCCCCTGCCGCTCGGCATGCATCTGCGCCTCATTTGCGATGCGCTCACCGGTCTCCATTACGTGCACGAGGCGAAGGACTTCGACGGCACACCGCTCGAATTGGTCCACCGCGACGTGTCGCCGCCCAACCTCTTCGTCACCTTCGATGGCAGCGTGAAGGTGCTCGATTTTGGGATCGCCAAAGCCGTCACCTCGGTGCACGAAACGCAGATTGGCACCTTCAAGGGCCGCATCCGGTACATGCCGCCCGAGCAGTTGATGGGCGGCAAGATCGACCGGCGGGCCGATATTTTCGCGCTGGGCGCCATCCTGTGGGACGCCGCGGTGGGCGAAAGCATGTGGAAGGGCCGCACGGACGTGGAGGTCATCAGCGCCGTCGTGGGGGATGAAGTCCCCACGCCGAAGAGCATCCACTCCGACGTACCCGACGAGCTCGACACCATCGTGCGCAAGGCCATGTCGCACGAGCCTCAAAAGCGTCATGCCACGTGCCTGGAACTGCAGGCCGAAATCGAAGCGTTTTTGGCGAAGCTGCCCGACAAGCACAGCTCGCGCGATCTCGCGACGCACATGTCCGAATTGTTCGCGCAGATTCGCGCCGAGCGGCAGCGCATCATCGAAAGCCAACTCGCCAAACTGAGCTCGTTGCCCACGGGCGAATATGCGCCGCTGGCGCAAATGGATCTCCCGCGGTCGTCGCTCGCCTCCCTCACGGGCTCGTCGCGCATTCCGTCGGGTTCGACCACGCCATCGGGCCCGCGCTCGCTCGAGGCCATCACCGAGGGCTCGCTGCCCTCGACGAGGCGGCTCTCACTCGATACGGCGATATCGGCCGCGCAACCGACGAAGCGTTCGAACGCGTCCATGATGCTCCTCGGCCTCGGCGCGATCGCCGTGGTGGGTGCGGCGGTGTTCGTGGGCCGATCGTACAAGGGCGGAACGGACGCCCCGGCCCCGGTGGCAGCACCGTCGGCCCTCGGGGCTGGGGCGGTCAACGCGCAAGCGTCGTCCGTGACGAGTCCCGCCGCCGCGGGAGGCAGTGCCGCGACGCCTGCGACGGAGATCGTGACGGTGCTGCGTGCGGAGCCGAGCGATGCGCGGCTCTTTTTGGACGACACGCCGCTGGCGAGCAATCCGTCGATTCAACGCGGTCCGAGGGACACGTCGACGCACACGGTTCGCGCAGAGGCCAAAGGCTACGCGAGCAAGTCGACGACGGTGGTCATGCACACCGATAGCGACGTGGTCTTGCGATTGGAAAAAGAGACTCCGACGTATCAGCCGCGCTCCTACGCTCGTCCAGCACGCGCGCAAAAGGAGCCCGCCGTCAGTGCGGCACCCACACTACCGCCGCAGCCCCCCTCCGCCACGGCGAGCGCGCCGCCGCCTGCGGAAAACAAGACGAACAAGAAGCAAGCTCGCCCAATCGATACGGACAATCCCTGGTCGAAATGA